In one Gemmatimonadota bacterium genomic region, the following are encoded:
- a CDS encoding PDZ domain-containing protein translates to MRVRRWMAAGLASLTASAVGAQTRAPQRSAPITDVQYSVTFKAANGVDRMLDVSMRFTVSGHEPVLLSLPVWTPGAYEVSNFARNVSKFSAVEGAKLLTWDKADPDTWRVIPDAAGEVRVSFRVKADTLDNAGSWARDEFAFFNGTNVFLYPEGRPAEFASIVTVQTEPAWRVVTGLPSASRASWKATTYHELVDHPFFVGRFDLDSAIVDGIWFRLSAYPAGTMSAERKARLFDQMARVVPKQTAAIGDHPWTRYDLMQIADSMVGGMSALEHENSNVAVIGADMLDEDFVPSVYAHEIFHAFNVKRLRPLDLWPYRYDAAQPTGWLWVSEGITDYYADLSLVRGGVINAQGFLGTTQRKMDHVTQLDPVSLEDASLQTWLHMSDGTADIYYDKGSLAGLALDILIRDASNNAAGLDDVMRDLYHANFKNGRGFTGDDWWNAVSRAAKGMKFNDFAARYIDGREPYPWKAWLAKAGWYVRSDTTREPRLGVSLQSDSAGLRVMVVDPTSVAASAGIQPGDILASVDGVSTNDPAWQAWRVKFAKQEGASLAVGIVRNRRPMQLTVKVKLAVLIEQRLEADPAASEKARRIREGILKGETTAAKK, encoded by the coding sequence ATGCGAGTTCGTCGTTGGATGGCCGCAGGACTGGCGAGCCTCACCGCTTCGGCGGTTGGGGCGCAAACGCGCGCGCCGCAGCGGTCCGCGCCGATTACTGATGTGCAATATTCGGTCACCTTCAAGGCCGCGAACGGTGTGGACCGCATGCTGGACGTGTCGATGCGGTTTACCGTTTCCGGACACGAGCCGGTATTGCTCTCGCTGCCCGTGTGGACGCCGGGTGCGTACGAGGTGAGCAATTTTGCGCGGAACGTCTCGAAGTTCAGCGCGGTGGAGGGCGCCAAGCTGCTTACGTGGGATAAAGCCGACCCCGACACCTGGCGCGTCATCCCGGATGCCGCCGGCGAAGTGCGGGTGAGTTTTCGCGTGAAGGCCGACACGCTCGACAACGCTGGGAGTTGGGCGCGCGACGAATTCGCATTTTTCAACGGGACGAACGTCTTTTTGTATCCGGAGGGGCGCCCAGCGGAGTTTGCCTCCATCGTGACGGTGCAAACCGAACCGGCGTGGCGTGTGGTCACGGGACTACCGTCGGCCTCGCGCGCGAGTTGGAAAGCCACCACGTACCACGAGTTGGTGGACCATCCATTCTTCGTGGGGCGCTTCGACCTCGACAGCGCGATCGTGGACGGGATCTGGTTCCGGTTGTCGGCGTATCCCGCAGGCACGATGAGCGCTGAACGAAAAGCGCGGCTCTTTGATCAAATGGCGCGGGTCGTCCCAAAGCAGACGGCGGCCATCGGCGATCACCCGTGGACGCGCTATGACCTGATGCAGATTGCCGATTCTATGGTCGGCGGCATGAGCGCGCTCGAACATGAAAACTCGAATGTCGCGGTGATCGGCGCGGACATGCTCGACGAAGATTTTGTGCCATCGGTGTATGCGCACGAAATTTTTCACGCGTTCAATGTGAAGCGGCTGCGTCCCCTCGACCTCTGGCCCTACCGCTACGACGCGGCGCAGCCCACCGGTTGGCTCTGGGTGAGCGAGGGCATCACGGACTACTATGCCGATCTCTCGCTGGTGCGCGGGGGCGTGATCAACGCGCAGGGATTCCTTGGCACCACCCAGCGGAAGATGGATCATGTGACGCAGCTCGATCCCGTTTCGCTCGAGGACGCCTCGTTGCAAACGTGGCTGCATATGAGCGACGGGACCGCCGACATTTATTACGACAAAGGATCGTTGGCCGGCCTCGCGCTCGACATTTTAATTCGCGATGCCAGCAATAACGCCGCCGGACTCGACGACGTGATGCGCGATCTCTATCACGCAAACTTCAAGAACGGTCGCGGCTTTACGGGCGATGATTGGTGGAACGCCGTCTCGCGTGCGGCCAAGGGGATGAAGTTCAACGACTTTGCCGCCAGGTACATCGACGGCCGCGAGCCATACCCGTGGAAGGCCTGGCTGGCCAAAGCCGGTTGGTATGTGCGGAGCGACACTACGCGCGAACCGCGGCTCGGCGTCAGCCTGCAAAGTGACTCCGCTGGACTGCGTGTGATGGTGGTGGACCCCACGAGTGTCGCGGCGAGCGCTGGCATTCAGCCCGGCGACATTCTCGCGTCCGTAGACGGTGTCTCCACCAACGATCCGGCGTGGCAGGCGTGGCGCGTGAAGTTCGCGAAGCAGGAAGGGGCGTCGCTCGCGGTTGGGATCGTGCGCAACCGGCGGCCGATGCAGCTCACGGTGAAAGTGAAGCTCGCCGTGCTGATCGAGCAGCGGCTAGAAGCAGATCCGGCGGCCTCTGAGAAGGCGAGGCGGATACGAGAAGGGATATTGAAGGGCGAGACGACGGCCGCGAAAAAGTAA
- a CDS encoding Xaa-Pro aminopeptidase → MKLLRLLPLVASLAAAAPLAAQIAPAEYATRRAALAASLPTDGVLLVIGAPEPKENFQNFWQTENFRYLTGFLEPSGALIIVRKGDKTEQFLFVEPRDPAREVWTGERLGLEGVKPKTGMEGRESSTLRGVLDSLLSAGSALYAVGDFSAGGGADVPGSLKPRTMDDQFLDALKARHKDVKVADVAANVMRLRAKKSPAELALIRTAAKVSAAAHREVLHAVAPGMAEFEIQALAEYTFRRNGADGPSYGSIVGSGPNSTTLHYNKDDRFMNAGEVVNMDMAAYYAGYSADITRTVPVNGKFSPEQRDVYTVVYNAQAAAERQVKVGNYFRLANDSAVAVLKNGLAALGLIESANATYECGSDGRARSCPQYTLYYMHGLGHPIGLDVHDVDVYTSGPLVEGSAFTIEPGLYVRANTVDIISNDPKNAALKAKITPAVKKYANVGVRIEDDYIVTAKGFDRLTADAPREMDEIEREMAKKTGVSPRDAKQVEAYKKP, encoded by the coding sequence GTGAAGCTGCTGCGTCTTTTGCCGCTCGTCGCCTCGCTGGCCGCGGCCGCCCCGCTCGCCGCCCAGATTGCGCCTGCCGAATACGCCACACGCCGTGCGGCGCTGGCCGCCAGCCTGCCGACCGACGGCGTCCTCCTCGTGATCGGCGCGCCGGAACCCAAGGAAAACTTCCAAAATTTCTGGCAGACCGAAAACTTTCGGTACCTCACCGGTTTTCTCGAGCCCAGCGGAGCCCTGATCATCGTACGCAAGGGCGACAAAACCGAGCAGTTCCTCTTTGTCGAGCCGCGCGACCCCGCCCGCGAGGTATGGACCGGCGAACGACTGGGACTCGAAGGGGTCAAGCCCAAAACCGGAATGGAAGGGCGTGAGAGCAGCACGCTCCGCGGGGTACTCGACTCCCTGCTTTCCGCAGGGAGTGCGCTGTACGCCGTGGGTGATTTCTCCGCCGGCGGCGGCGCCGATGTCCCCGGCTCGCTCAAGCCGCGCACGATGGACGATCAGTTCCTCGACGCGCTCAAAGCGCGCCACAAAGACGTGAAGGTCGCCGATGTCGCGGCCAACGTGATGCGGCTCCGCGCCAAGAAATCGCCCGCGGAGCTCGCGCTGATTCGCACCGCGGCCAAAGTGAGCGCGGCCGCGCATCGCGAGGTGCTCCACGCCGTCGCACCTGGAATGGCCGAGTTCGAGATCCAGGCGCTCGCCGAGTACACGTTCCGTCGCAATGGCGCAGACGGACCGTCGTATGGATCGATTGTTGGATCCGGCCCCAACTCCACGACGCTGCACTACAACAAGGACGACCGCTTTATGAATGCGGGCGAAGTCGTCAACATGGATATGGCGGCGTACTATGCCGGCTACTCGGCCGACATCACGCGTACGGTGCCGGTGAACGGCAAGTTCTCGCCCGAGCAGCGCGACGTGTACACGGTTGTGTACAACGCGCAGGCCGCCGCCGAGCGACAGGTGAAGGTCGGGAATTATTTTCGCCTAGCCAATGATTCCGCAGTGGCGGTGCTGAAGAACGGGCTCGCCGCGCTGGGATTGATTGAGTCCGCGAACGCCACGTACGAGTGTGGCAGCGATGGGCGCGCGCGCAGTTGTCCGCAGTACACGCTGTACTACATGCATGGCCTCGGGCATCCGATCGGTCTCGATGTGCACGATGTTGACGTGTATACCAGCGGCCCCCTCGTCGAAGGAAGCGCCTTCACGATTGAGCCTGGCCTGTACGTGCGCGCGAACACCGTGGACATCATCTCGAATGATCCCAAGAACGCGGCGTTGAAGGCCAAGATCACGCCGGCCGTGAAGAAGTACGCGAATGTCGGCGTGCGGATCGAGGACGATTACATCGTCACGGCCAAGGGCTTTGACCGCCTCACCGCCGACGCACCGCGAGAGATGGACGAGATTGAGCGCGAGATGGCCAAGAAGACAGGGGTCTCGCCGCGGGATGCGAAGCAGGTGGAGGCGTACAAGAAGCCGTAG
- a CDS encoding M14 family metallopeptidase, with the protein MRLSTFRRLAASAVVLTLFATPLVAQGHVTSPKEFFGHDIGDDYWLPNYTQFQAYWQKIAKESPRAHLDTIGMTAEGRPQLSMIVSSPENMAKLAHYKNIAKRLAYADISEAEAKAFAKEGKAVVWIDGGLHATEVLGANQLIETNWQFLSRSDEETMRILKDVIIVFVHANPDGMQLVADWYMQEKDPLKRNMNIPRLYQKYIGHDDNRDFYIANQNESTNMNKWMYLTWFPQIMYNHHQTGPTGTVMFAPPFRDPASYNFHESIITGIDVVGAAIHARMEAEHKPGVVSRSLSSYSTWWNGGLRTMAYFHNMIGILTETIGNPTPMNIPFLPERQLRFADMPYPLAPLQEWHFRQSIDYSVTSNKAILDYASRYRETVLWNIYRMGRDEIARGNSDDWIVTPKILAEAQAKMGAGRGGRGGAPLDAMANADFGRGGGGTKEQYEENFRKKENRSSRGYIIPANQSDFLTAQKFLVALQKAGILIHRATATFTVNGKNYPAGSYVVKSSQAFRAHVLDMFEPQDHPNDFPYPGAPPSRPYDNAGWTLAMQMGVKFDRVLEAFDGPFKLLDPLADRIKPDPTTVAAGGAGWVMSPKQNDGFHVVARLWEAGADVYRLNRATTVNGKSYAAGSWYVPANAKSTPVVQKSAKDIGVEFASTSDLSASSDKTPPARIGLWDRFGGSMPSGHIRWLLEQYELPYKVVYPQELDAGNLRAKFDVIIFPESAIPGTGAGRGGRGGGGAGRGGAAAAETVPAEFQAWQGSVSADRTIPKLKEFVQQGGRIVAIGPSSINIGQQFGFPITSHLVERTPTGTVGTALPSEKFYVPGSLLEVAYDTTSAVARGQDARGIVFYDNSPVFRLGPDAAAKGLKPVAWFESATPLRSGWAWGQNYLDQGVAMAEGTYGQGYVYMFGPEITFRAQPHGTFKLLFNAITGPPPAPRIVP; encoded by the coding sequence ATGCGACTTTCCACGTTCCGCCGCCTGGCCGCGTCTGCTGTCGTGCTGACGCTGTTCGCGACGCCGCTCGTCGCCCAGGGTCACGTCACGTCTCCGAAGGAATTCTTCGGGCACGATATCGGCGACGACTACTGGCTCCCGAATTACACGCAGTTCCAAGCCTATTGGCAGAAGATCGCCAAGGAATCGCCTCGTGCGCATCTCGACACGATCGGGATGACCGCCGAAGGGCGTCCGCAGCTCTCGATGATTGTGTCGAGTCCGGAGAACATGGCGAAGCTCGCGCACTACAAAAACATCGCGAAGCGGCTCGCCTATGCGGACATCAGCGAAGCCGAGGCCAAGGCCTTCGCGAAGGAAGGGAAGGCTGTGGTGTGGATCGATGGCGGCTTGCACGCGACCGAGGTCCTCGGCGCGAACCAGCTCATCGAGACGAACTGGCAGTTCCTGTCGCGGAGTGATGAAGAAACGATGCGCATCCTCAAGGATGTGATCATCGTTTTTGTCCACGCGAATCCGGACGGCATGCAGCTCGTCGCCGACTGGTATATGCAGGAGAAGGATCCGCTCAAACGCAACATGAACATCCCGCGCCTGTACCAGAAGTACATCGGGCACGACGACAATCGCGATTTCTATATTGCGAACCAGAACGAAAGCACCAACATGAACAAGTGGATGTACCTGACCTGGTTCCCGCAGATCATGTACAACCATCACCAGACCGGCCCCACGGGCACCGTGATGTTCGCACCGCCGTTCCGTGATCCGGCGAGCTACAACTTCCACGAATCGATCATTACGGGCATCGATGTGGTGGGCGCCGCGATTCACGCGCGCATGGAAGCGGAGCACAAGCCGGGCGTCGTGTCGCGCTCGCTGTCTTCGTACTCCACGTGGTGGAACGGCGGGCTCCGCACGATGGCCTACTTCCACAACATGATCGGCATTCTCACGGAGACCATCGGCAATCCCACGCCGATGAACATTCCGTTCCTCCCCGAACGGCAGCTTCGCTTTGCCGACATGCCGTATCCGCTCGCGCCGCTGCAGGAGTGGCACTTCCGTCAGTCCATCGACTATTCGGTGACGTCGAACAAGGCGATCCTCGACTACGCCTCGCGGTACCGCGAGACGGTGCTCTGGAATATCTACCGCATGGGCCGCGATGAAATCGCGCGCGGCAACAGCGATGACTGGATTGTCACGCCCAAGATTCTGGCCGAGGCTCAGGCCAAGATGGGTGCCGGCCGCGGTGGCCGCGGTGGCGCCCCGCTCGATGCGATGGCCAATGCCGACTTTGGTCGTGGCGGTGGCGGCACCAAAGAGCAGTACGAAGAGAATTTCCGGAAAAAGGAAAATCGTTCTTCGCGCGGGTATATCATTCCGGCGAACCAGTCCGATTTTCTGACCGCGCAAAAGTTCCTCGTCGCGTTGCAGAAAGCCGGCATCCTCATTCACCGCGCGACGGCGACATTCACCGTCAACGGCAAGAACTATCCCGCGGGCTCGTACGTGGTGAAGAGCAGTCAGGCGTTCCGCGCGCACGTATTGGATATGTTCGAGCCGCAGGATCACCCGAACGACTTCCCGTATCCGGGTGCCCCGCCGAGTCGCCCGTACGACAACGCCGGCTGGACCTTGGCGATGCAGATGGGCGTAAAGTTTGATCGCGTGCTCGAGGCCTTTGATGGACCGTTCAAACTGCTGGACCCGCTTGCCGACCGCATCAAGCCGGATCCGACCACGGTCGCAGCTGGCGGCGCTGGCTGGGTGATGAGCCCCAAGCAGAACGATGGGTTCCATGTCGTCGCGCGTCTCTGGGAAGCTGGCGCCGACGTCTATCGTCTCAACCGCGCCACGACCGTTAACGGCAAGTCCTACGCGGCGGGGAGCTGGTATGTGCCAGCCAACGCCAAGAGCACGCCGGTGGTGCAGAAGTCGGCCAAGGATATCGGTGTGGAGTTCGCATCGACGAGCGACCTCTCGGCGAGCAGCGACAAAACGCCCCCCGCCCGGATTGGCCTCTGGGATCGCTTTGGCGGTTCGATGCCGAGCGGGCACATCCGTTGGCTGCTTGAGCAGTACGAACTGCCCTACAAGGTGGTCTATCCGCAGGAACTCGACGCCGGGAATCTGCGGGCGAAGTTTGATGTCATCATCTTCCCGGAATCTGCGATTCCAGGGACGGGCGCCGGTCGCGGCGGTCGTGGTGGTGGTGGCGCCGGTCGCGGCGGTGCCGCGGCAGCTGAAACAGTCCCCGCCGAGTTTCAGGCGTGGCAGGGCAGCGTGAGCGCGGATCGCACCATACCCAAGCTGAAGGAGTTCGTGCAGCAGGGCGGGCGCATCGTCGCCATTGGGCCGTCGTCGATCAACATTGGTCAGCAGTTTGGCTTCCCGATCACGAGCCATCTCGTGGAACGCACCCCGACGGGTACGGTGGGGACGGCGCTGCCGAGCGAAAAATTCTACGTACCGGGGTCGTTGCTCGAAGTGGCGTACGATACCACGTCCGCTGTGGCGCGCGGTCAGGATGCGCGCGGCATCGTGTTCTATGACAACAGCCCAGTGTTCCGCCTTGGACCCGATGCCGCAGCCAAGGGGCTGAAGCCGGTCGCGTGGTTTGAGTCGGCCACGCCACTCCGCTCGGGGTGGGCGTGGGGCCAGAACTATTTGGATCAGGGTGTCGCGATGGCCGAGGGCACGTACGGTCAGGGCTACGTCTATATGTTTGGCCCAGAGATCACCTTCCGTGCGCAGCCGCACGGCACGTTCAAACTGCTCTTCAACGCGATCACGGGTCCACCACCGGCCCCGCGCATCGTGCCGTAG
- a CDS encoding EAL domain-containing protein: MPPTRRSSARHRAARDSGGTYAPLGRLFLWLPAPQTQAKLVAFLHDSGIEHTIADGPCVIVELEWQPMRDLVIPMRRMLTHSESDELRVLYKPAGGELTTADIPKVQSYTQFSLVSQSTWLGEMLSEERFTSVLQPIVYAKEPERVFAREALLRGIGRDDVIVYPNYMFDVARGCGMLLQLDLAARKSAIDRMVADKMDETLFVNLTPSAIDDPFSSLERTVEMIDAAKIPHERIVFEIVESDQSHELHHMRGLLRFYRDAGFRVALDDVGAGYSSLNVLHQLRPDFVKLDMDLIRGVHLDPYKALIAQKIIEIAAALGVETIAEGVEVPEELAWVQAHGATYAQGFGIARPSVATGAVGRMAPFSRAGVS, translated from the coding sequence ATGCCCCCCACCCGACGTTCCTCCGCTCGCCATCGCGCCGCGCGTGATTCTGGTGGCACCTATGCGCCGCTCGGGCGCTTGTTTCTCTGGCTGCCCGCTCCGCAGACGCAGGCCAAACTCGTCGCCTTCCTGCACGACAGTGGGATTGAGCACACGATCGCTGACGGGCCGTGCGTGATTGTGGAGCTCGAATGGCAGCCGATGCGCGATCTCGTGATTCCCATGCGACGGATGCTCACGCACAGCGAGTCGGACGAGTTGCGCGTCCTCTACAAGCCAGCCGGCGGTGAACTGACCACGGCGGATATTCCGAAAGTGCAATCCTACACGCAGTTCTCGTTGGTCAGTCAGTCCACGTGGCTGGGCGAGATGCTGTCGGAAGAACGGTTCACGTCGGTGCTCCAGCCGATCGTCTACGCGAAGGAGCCTGAGCGCGTCTTTGCGCGCGAGGCGTTGCTGCGCGGTATCGGCCGCGACGATGTGATCGTCTATCCGAACTACATGTTTGACGTGGCTCGCGGCTGTGGCATGCTGCTGCAACTCGACCTCGCGGCGCGCAAGTCGGCCATCGACCGTATGGTGGCCGACAAAATGGACGAGACGCTCTTTGTGAATCTGACGCCCAGTGCCATCGACGATCCGTTCTCAAGTCTGGAGCGGACGGTGGAGATGATCGATGCGGCCAAGATTCCGCACGAGCGCATTGTGTTTGAAATTGTAGAGAGCGACCAGTCGCACGAACTCCACCATATGCGCGGCCTCCTCCGGTTCTATCGTGACGCGGGGTTCCGCGTGGCGCTCGACGACGTCGGCGCCGGTTACTCGTCGCTCAACGTGCTCCATCAACTGCGCCCAGATTTCGTCAAACTCGACATGGACCTCATTCGCGGCGTCCACCTCGATCCGTACAAAGCCCTTATCGCCCAGAAGATCATTGAGATCGCAGCCGCCCTCGGTGTCGAGACGATCGCTGAGGGGGTGGAGGTGCCGGAGGAACTGGCCTGGGTGCAGGCGCACGGCGCCACGTATGCGCAGGGTTTTGGCATTGCGCGGCCGAGCGTCGCCACGGGTGCCGTCGGACGGATGGCTCCTTTTTCGCGGGCCGGGGTATCCTGA
- a CDS encoding acyl-CoA dehydrogenase, with translation MSSEHSAQPLTQLSEDESAFRDAVAEFARGEVQPRVAEMERNAKLDPTLIPKYFELGLMGIQVPEEYGGAGGNLMMVTIAVEEISKIDAAAAIMVDVQNTLVFYPLLTYATDAQKAKYLPQLTSSVVGAYALSEADSGSDAFALSTRAELRDGTWYLTGRKLWITNGAEAGIFIVFATTDPAKGYKGITAFIVERGFDGFSVGKKEDKLGIRASSTCELILDNVPVPAANVLGPVGQGYKVAIETLNEGRIGIGAQMIGNAQGALDATVAYVKERKQFGRALREFQGIQFQLAQVATELEAARLMVYNATRLKDAGQDVAVVGAMAKLFASQVCERVTSLAVELFGGAGYTKDYPVEKFYRDAKIGAIYEGTSNMQLQTIAKALLK, from the coding sequence ATGTCCTCCGAACATTCCGCGCAGCCCCTGACGCAGCTCTCTGAGGACGAATCCGCCTTCCGCGACGCGGTCGCCGAATTTGCGCGTGGTGAAGTGCAGCCGCGTGTCGCCGAGATGGAGCGCAACGCCAAACTCGACCCCACGCTCATTCCGAAGTATTTCGAACTTGGGTTGATGGGAATTCAGGTTCCTGAGGAGTACGGCGGCGCGGGCGGCAACTTGATGATGGTGACGATTGCCGTCGAAGAAATCAGCAAAATTGATGCGGCCGCGGCGATCATGGTGGATGTGCAGAACACGCTCGTGTTTTATCCGCTGCTCACCTACGCCACGGACGCGCAGAAGGCCAAATATCTTCCGCAGCTCACGAGCAGCGTGGTGGGCGCCTACGCGCTCTCCGAGGCCGATTCGGGTTCTGATGCCTTCGCGCTCTCCACGCGCGCCGAGTTGCGTGACGGAACCTGGTATCTCACGGGGCGGAAACTGTGGATTACCAACGGTGCCGAAGCTGGCATTTTCATTGTGTTCGCCACAACCGATCCGGCCAAGGGCTACAAGGGAATCACGGCGTTCATCGTGGAGCGCGGCTTCGATGGTTTTAGTGTCGGCAAAAAGGAAGACAAACTCGGCATTCGCGCGTCGAGCACCTGTGAGTTGATTCTCGATAACGTCCCGGTGCCGGCGGCAAACGTGCTCGGTCCCGTTGGGCAGGGCTACAAAGTGGCCATCGAGACACTCAACGAAGGGCGCATTGGCATTGGCGCGCAAATGATCGGCAACGCGCAGGGCGCACTTGATGCGACGGTCGCGTATGTAAAGGAGCGCAAACAGTTCGGCCGTGCGCTGCGCGAATTTCAGGGTATTCAGTTCCAGCTCGCGCAGGTGGCCACCGAACTTGAGGCGGCGCGCTTGATGGTGTACAACGCCACGCGGCTCAAGGATGCCGGTCAGGATGTGGCCGTAGTGGGCGCGATGGCCAAGCTGTTCGCGAGTCAGGTGTGTGAGCGGGTGACATCACTCGCCGTAGAACTGTTCGGCGGCGCTGGCTACACCAAAGACTACCCGGTGGAGAAGTTCTACCGCGACGCGAAGATTGGCGCGATTTACGAAGGCACGTCGAACATGCAGTTGCAGACCATCGCCAAGGCGCTGCTCAAGTAG